One window of Paenibacillus sp. FSL K6-3182 genomic DNA carries:
- the rpsB gene encoding 30S ribosomal protein S2 produces the protein MAVISMKQLLEAGVHFGHQTRRWNPKMDRYIFTERNGIYIIDLQKTVKKVDEAYNFVKSIAADGGTMLFVGTKKQAQDSVKEEAERCGNFYINQRWLGGTLTNFQTIQKRIDRLKQLEKWAEDGTFEVLPKKEVIILNKEKDRLEKFLGGIKGMKGLPSALFIIDPRKERIAVAEARKLGIPIVGIVDTNCDPDEIDYVIPGNDDAIRAVKLLTSKMADAIVEANQGEQTTA, from the coding sequence ATGGCGGTTATTTCCATGAAACAGCTACTAGAAGCTGGGGTACACTTCGGTCATCAGACTCGTCGTTGGAACCCGAAGATGGATCGTTATATCTTCACAGAAAGAAACGGGATTTACATTATTGATTTGCAAAAAACGGTGAAAAAAGTTGACGAAGCATACAACTTTGTTAAATCGATCGCTGCAGACGGCGGCACTATGCTGTTCGTAGGTACGAAAAAACAAGCTCAAGATTCCGTTAAAGAAGAAGCAGAGCGTTGCGGCAACTTCTACATCAACCAACGTTGGTTGGGCGGTACTTTGACTAACTTCCAAACGATTCAAAAACGTATTGATCGTTTGAAACAACTTGAAAAATGGGCTGAGGACGGCACTTTCGAGGTTCTACCTAAGAAAGAAGTTATCATCCTTAACAAAGAAAAAGACCGTTTGGAAAAATTCCTTGGCGGTATTAAAGGAATGAAAGGTTTGCCAAGCGCGTTGTTCATTATCGACCCACGCAAAGAGCGTATTGCTGTTGCAGAAGCTCGCAAACTTGGTATCCCAATCGTTGGTATCGTTGATACGAACTGTGATCCAGACGAAATTGACTACGTAATCCCAGGTAACGATGATGCAATTCGTGCCGTTAAGTTGTTGACTTCGAAAATGGCTGATGCAATCGTTGAAGCTAACCAAGGCGAACAAACAACGGCTTAA
- the tsf gene encoding translation elongation factor Ts, producing the protein MKPIGGLTMAVSASAVKELRERTGAGMLDCKKALDETNNDVEKAIAVLREKGLAAAANKAGRIATEGVVESYIHAGGRIGVIVEVNCETDFVAKTDQFREFARDVAMQIAAANPKFVSRDEVSSEELEKEREILKAQALNEGKPEKIVEKMVEGRISKYYEEFCLLEQSFIKDPDKTISVLLNEKISKIGENISIRRFVRYELGEGLEKKVDNFVEEVMAQVKH; encoded by the coding sequence GTGAAACCTATAGGAGGGCTTACAATGGCAGTTAGTGCTAGCGCGGTAAAAGAGCTTCGTGAAAGAACTGGAGCTGGAATGCTTGATTGCAAGAAAGCTTTGGACGAAACAAACAATGACGTTGAAAAAGCAATTGCAGTACTTCGTGAAAAAGGTTTGGCGGCAGCAGCAAATAAAGCTGGTCGTATTGCAACCGAAGGCGTAGTTGAATCGTATATTCATGCAGGCGGCCGTATCGGCGTTATCGTTGAAGTAAACTGTGAAACGGATTTCGTTGCAAAAACGGATCAATTCCGTGAGTTTGCAAGAGACGTAGCTATGCAAATCGCTGCAGCTAACCCTAAATTCGTTAGCCGTGACGAGGTTTCTTCTGAAGAGCTTGAAAAAGAGCGCGAAATTTTGAAAGCTCAAGCACTTAACGAAGGCAAGCCTGAAAAAATCGTTGAAAAAATGGTTGAGGGCCGTATCTCGAAATACTACGAAGAGTTCTGTCTTCTTGAGCAATCGTTCATTAAAGACCCAGACAAAACAATCTCCGTATTGCTTAATGAAAAAATCAGCAAAATTGGTGAAAACATTTCCATCCGTCGCTTCGTTCGTTATGAGCTTGGTGAAGGCCTAGAGAAAAAAGTTGACAATTTCGTTGAAGAAGTTATGGCTCAAGTTAAACATTAA
- the pyrH gene encoding UMP kinase, translated as MEHPVYKRIVLKVSGESLSGQEGYGIEATVISSIADQVKEVVALGIEVAIVVGGGNIWRGIAGSAKGIDRATADYMGMLATLMNSLALQDALEQIDVPTRVQTSIAMQQIAEPYIRRRAIRHLEKGRVVIFAAGTGNPFFSTDTTAALRAAEIEAEVILMAKNKVDGVYSADPFKDSTAEKFEELTYLDMLNRNLGVMDSTAASLCMDNNIPLIVFAITEKGNIKRVVLGEKIGTIVRGSAK; from the coding sequence TTGGAGCATCCTGTGTATAAACGTATCGTTTTGAAAGTAAGCGGTGAATCATTGTCTGGTCAGGAAGGTTATGGCATTGAAGCGACGGTCATATCTTCAATTGCTGATCAGGTGAAGGAAGTCGTAGCACTTGGCATAGAAGTGGCCATCGTTGTCGGAGGCGGCAACATTTGGCGTGGAATTGCAGGTTCTGCAAAAGGCATAGACCGTGCAACAGCTGATTACATGGGAATGCTGGCTACTCTTATGAATTCACTTGCACTTCAAGATGCACTGGAACAAATCGATGTACCTACTCGCGTACAAACATCGATCGCGATGCAACAAATCGCTGAACCGTACATCAGACGTCGTGCTATCCGTCATTTGGAAAAAGGACGCGTCGTAATCTTTGCTGCAGGAACTGGTAATCCATTTTTCTCAACAGATACAACAGCAGCGCTTCGCGCAGCTGAGATCGAAGCAGAAGTAATATTAATGGCGAAAAACAAAGTGGATGGCGTATATTCTGCTGATCCATTTAAAGATAGCACAGCTGAGAAATTTGAGGAGCTTACATACCTCGACATGCTTAACCGTAATCTAGGCGTAATGGATTCAACCGCAGCTTCACTTTGCATGGATAATAATATTCCTCTTATCGTATTTGCGATTACAGAGAAAGGGAATATTAAACGCGTCGTGCTGGGTGAGAAAATCGGAACGATAGTGAGAGGAAGTGCGAAATAA